One Cucurbita pepo subsp. pepo cultivar mu-cu-16 chromosome LG11, ASM280686v2, whole genome shotgun sequence DNA window includes the following coding sequences:
- the LOC111805583 gene encoding autophagy-related protein 11-like isoform X2 produces the protein MSSSLIDAGANSGKLLVHVSENGHSFQLDCHEGMLVEDVMRLIESVTGINYNDQFILSLDVRLESQRPLSAYKLPADDREVFLFDRSRLQSNSPPPPPEQIDILDIVDLPSPSSSQDSHPLDGASDPALKALPSYEREFRYHYHKAHAIYSNTVMKFDYCERLLREQKVQERALEVARGNLDQYYKMINQNYTDFMKRYSQQHRVHSDLLMNLGRDIEKLRSVKLHPALQTANRKCLLDFVKEDSLRKSAENCSSSHSQFENKVVRFKVIFNEVKRKVEDLFSSRASISIKSLELNIKEHQRYINEQKSIMQSLSKDVDTVKKLVDDCLSCQLSSSIRPHDAVSALGPMYDIHDKNHLPRMLACDRAVSKLLDVCKDKKIQMNNFLHYYMQKIAYNSYIIKDVKLQFPVFKEAMGRQEDLFMDLKLVRGIGPAYRACLSEVVRRKACMKLYMGMAGQMAERLARKREDEVRRRDMFLTEHNGYFPRDVIESMGLNDIPNPCDVHITPYDDRLIDVDISNLDRYAPEYLLGFPLKSEKAGVTKDSSIKSVGALSSVEAEEISKDTFESYSSGELVEGSELVEIAGTSKLEVENAKLKADLASALATICSLSPEYDLIDDSKLDGILKNAAEKTAEALRLKDEYGKQLQLMLKTKQMQCESYERRIKELEQRLSSDQYLQGQNLSNNAVSDFSVLAVKNDGCEPQILSGREAPAPCISTTEPMDEVSCISNSLDVKLGLFAEQPGRDREAVDENMMDSRGDQNPHLDSSMMEPNREELQDNDKYVGDKVVGQMGISLTNSSTAESMPQSLSVLPCETVEDPNLDLNLQNGLLLELQNALADKTNLLSETETKLKDAMEEVVVLKRELEASRKLLDESQMNCAHLENCLHVAREEGQTHLYAATRRASEYSALRTSAVKMRGHVERLKTSVFSPSGVSAFAHSLRSLAQSLANDNENDGTNEFRQCIWAIAERVGILVEQHDKYAKLEASHEQLVKELEEKKELVKTLYAKHQLEKQANKEKISFGRMEVHEIAAFVRNAAGHYEAINRNCTNYYLSAESVALFADNPLTRSNYIVGQIVHIERQTAKPSPPSPQLDQGRADQTDRVISDMGTDGLTLNSGLSSNPYGFPVGCEYFIVTIAMLPDTAIHSSAS, from the exons ATGAGCTCAAGCTTGATAGATGCTGGTGCAAACAGCGGCAAGTTGCTGGTTCATGTTTCTGAAAATGGACACTCATTTCAGCTCGACTGCCACGAGGGTATGCTGGTTGAGGATGTGATGCGTTTGATTGAATCAGTCACTGGCATTAACTACAATGATCAGTTTATTCTTTCTTTGGATGTTAGACTGGAATCACAGCGACCCCTTTCGGCTTACAAGCTTCCAGCAGATGATCGGGAAGTTTTCTTGTTTGATCGATCCAGACTACAAAGCAATTCACCGCCGCCTCCACCAGAGCAGATCGATATCCTTGATATTGTTGACCTACCATCACCTTCCTCTTCTCAAGATTCCCATCCTTTAGATGGTGCCTCAGATCCTGCTTTGAAGGCTTTGCCTTCTTATGAGCGGGAGTTTCGTTACCACTACCACAAGGCTCATGCGATATACAGTAATACGGTGATGAAATTTGATTACTGTGAGAGGCTTTTGAGAGAGCAGAAGGTTCAAGAGAGAGCTTTAGAAGTTGCAAGGGGTAATTTGGATCAATACTATAAAATGATTAATCAGAACTACACAGATTTCATGAAACGTTATTCGCAGCAGCATCGGGTTCATTCTGATCTGTTGATGAATTTGGGTAGAGACATTGAGAAATTGAGGTCAGTTAAGCTTCATCCTGCCTTACAAACAGCCAATCGCAAGTGCTTACTGGATTTTGTGAAGGAGGATAGTTTGCGGAAATCAGCAGAAAATTGCAGCAGTTCGCACAGCCAGTTCGAGAACAAAGTTGTTAGATTTAAGGTGATATTTAATGAGGTTAAGCGGAAAGTTGAAGATTTATTTTCGAGCAGGGCTTCTATTTCTATAAAAAGTTTGGAACTGAATATTAAGGAGCATCAGCGGTATATCAATGAACAAAAGAGTATAATGCAGTCCTTGAG CAAAGATGTCGATACTGTAAAGAAACTGGTGGATGATTGCCTATCTTGTCAGTTATCTTCCTCAATTCGCCCTCATGATGCGGTTTCGGCCCTAGGTCCCATGTATGATATCCATGACAAAAATCATCTGCCAAGAATGCTAGCTTGTGATCGGGCAGTTTCCAAACTACTTGATGTTTGTAAGGATAAAAAGATTCAAATGAACAACTTCTTGCACTATTACATGCAAAAGATTGCTTATAACTCTTACATCATCAAGGATGTTAAATTACAGTTTCCTGTATTTAAAGAGGCAATGGGTCGTCAGGAGGACCTATTTATGGACCTAAAGTTAGTGCGAGGGATTGGTCCAGCCTATAGAGCTTGTCTTTCTGAAGTTGTGAGAAGGAAAGCTTGCATGAAGCTTTACATGGGTATGGCTGGTCAAATGGCTGAAAGGCTTGCAAGAAAGAGGGAGGATGAGGTTAGGAGACGTGATATGTTTCTAACGGAACATAATGGATATTTTCCAAGAGATGTAATAGAATCCATGGGATTAAATGACATTCCTAACCCATGTGATGTCCATATAACTCCTTATGATGACCGTTTAATTGATGTTGATATTTCAAATCTCGACCGTTATGCTCCCGAGTACTTGTTAGGATTTCCTTTGAAGAGTGAGAAGGCAGGAGTCACCAAGGATTCCTCTATAAAATCGGTTGGAGCTTTGAGTTCTGTTGAGGCTGAAGAAATTTCAAAGGACACCTTTGAGAGTTATAGCTCTGGGGAGCTTGTTGAAGGTTCTGAGTTGGTAGAGATTGCTGGAACCAGCAAGTTGGAAGTTGAAAATGCAAAATTGAAAGCTGATCTTGCTTCTGCTTTAGCCACAATCTGTTCACTCTCTCCAGAATATGATTTAATTGATGACAGCAAACTTGACGGTATCTTAAAGAATGCTGCTGAGAAAACAGCTGAAGCCTTGCGTCTTAAAGATGAATATGGAAAACAACTTCAATTAATGCTTAAAACCAAGCAGATGCAATGTGAATCATATGAAAGACGCATTAAAGAATTGGAACAAAGACTGTCATCAGATCAGTATTTGCAGGGGCAAAATCTCTCAAATAATGCTGTATCTGATTTTTCAGTTTTGGCTGTAAAGAATGATGGTTGCGAGCCCCAAATCTTAAGTGGTCGAGAAGCCCCTGCACCTTGTATATCGACTACAGAGCCAATGGATGAGGTTTCTTGCATCTCTAATTCACTGGATGTTAAGCTGGGGTTATTTGCTGAACAGCCTGGTAGAGATCGAGAAGCAGTCGATGAAAATATGATGGATTCCCGTGGTGATCAGAATCCTCATTTGGATTCCTCAATGATGGAGCCTAATCGTGAAGAACTTCAAGACAATGATAAATATGTTGGGGATAAAGTAGTAGGACAGATGGGAATATCTCTGACGAACAGTTCCACAGCTGAGAGCATGCCTCAATCTCTGAGTGTCTTACCTTGTGAAACAGTAGAAGATCCCAATTTGGATTTGAATCTTCAGAATGGCCTTCTGCTGGAGTTGCAAAATGCACTAGCGGACAAGACCAATCTGTTGAGTGAAACAGAAACCAAACTTAAAGATGCTATGGAGGAGGTTGTCGTACTGAAGAGAGAGTTGGAAGCTAGTAGGAAGCTGCTTGATGAATCTCAG ATGAATTGTGCCCACTTGGAGAATTGTCTACATGTAGCAAGGGAGGAAGGTCAAACTCATCTTTACGCAGCTACACGTAGGGCTTCAGAGTATAGTGCACTTCGTACATCGGCTGTGAAAATGCGGGGTCATGTTGAAAGACTAAAAACCTCTGTTTTTTCTCCCAGTGGAGTGTCTGCTTTTGCTCATTCATTGCGCAGTTTAGCGCAATCTTTAGCCAA TGACAATGAAAATGATGGTACAAATGAATTCCGCCAATGTATCTGGGCTATAGCGGAGAGAGTTGGAATTTTGGTCGAACAGCACGATAAATACGCAAAACTCGAAGCTTCCCACGAACAACTTGTCAAAGAactggaagaaaagaaagaacttgTTAAAACTTTGTACGCAAAGCATCAACTCGAGAAGCAG GCAAACAAGGAGAAGATTTCTTTCGGTCGAATGGAAGTCCACGAGATTGCTGCGTTTGTTCGCAATGCAGCTGGGCATTATGAGGCGATCAATCGGAATTGCACCAACTACTACCTGTCTGCTGAATCAGTGGCTTTATTTGCAGACAATCCTCTAACCAGATCTAACTACATTGTTGGGCAGATTGTCCACATTGAACGTCAGACAGCGAAACCGTCACCACCTTCTCCTCAGCTCGATCAAGGTAGGGCGGATCAAACAGATCGTGTGATCTCCGACATGGGGACCGATGGGTTGACCTTGAATTCAGGTTTATCTTCGAACCCATATGGGTTCCCGGTCGGATGTGAATATTTTATAGTGACCATAGCGATGTTACCGGATACTGCTATTCATTCATCAGCTTCCTGA
- the LOC111805615 gene encoding uncharacterized protein LOC111805615 — protein MSMSDLVNHIGQCITEQMTGANPSFANQGLGYQDILEDIAQSLLNDNQSTTSDEKSLMKRVNSLCCLLQKDPTNTTTQNSLFNEESRGEGPDDRKSNKVGNVLRGDVEAAFTDDVKDNSDTKQTIGMSRKDSFSELMLHLPRITSIPNFLFNISEDGER, from the coding sequence ATGTCGATGAGCGATCTCGTGAATCACATTGGACAGTGTATTACAGAGCAGATGACCGGGGCGAATCCATCATTTGCCAATCAAGGACTGGGATACCAAGACATACTAGAAGATATTGCACAGTCTCTGCTGAACGACAACCAATCTACAACTTCTGATGAGAAATCTCTCATGAAAAGAGTCAATTCTCTCTGTTGTCTCTTGCAGAAAGATCCAACCAATACCACAACTCAGAATTCACTGTTCAATGAAGAAAGTCGTGGCGAAGGACCCGATGATAGGAAGAGCAATAAAGTCGGCAACGTATTGAGGGGCGATGTCGAAGCTGCTTTTACCGACGACGTAAAAGATAACTCAGATACTAAGCAGACAATCGGTATGTCTAGGAAGGATTCGTTCAGCGAATTGATGTTGCATCTTCCTCGAATCACTTCTATCCCGAATTTTTTGTTCAACATCTCAGAAGACGGTGAAAGGTGA
- the LOC111805614 gene encoding uncharacterized protein LOC111805614 — MVQLMKSGNLSLEPDMASLRDKAPVKLEIEDSLEEEHAPFSKRSKTATTFSPHESSCSDDFPVVPSQYNPLDEPSLLGLRLRKSPSLLDLIQMKLSQSTAASSHVTECESFNSSIKKDNIGTAIPGSIDKLKASNFTASLLRIGGWEYQSRYEGDLVAKCYFAKHKLVWEILEGGLKSKIEIQWSDIMALKANCPDNGPGSLNVVLSRQPLFFRETNPQPRKHTLWQATADFTDGQATLHRQHFLQCPQGLLNKHFEKLIQCDMRLNFLSRQPEIVLDSPYFERRVSVFEDPEHPAENIKRSITTESPQQSSLKIEQQDSTCSAVEHRSQEAPSPCSGDNL, encoded by the exons ATGGTCCAGTTGATGAAATCAGGGAATCTCTCTCTGGAGCCGGATATGGCGTCGCTTCGGGACAAGGCGCCGGTGAAGCTGGAGATCGAGGACTCTCTTGAAGAGGAGCATGCTCCGTTCTCCAAGCGATCCAAAACGGCGACGACGTTTTCTCCG CATGAAAGTAGTTGTTCCGATGATTTTCCCGTAGTGCCTTCACAATACAATCCGCTTGATGAGCCTAGTCTTCTTGGTTTGCGGTTGAGGAAGAGCCCTTCCCTGTTGGATCTAATTCAAATGAAGCTTTCTCAGTCGACTGCTGCTTCGAGCCATGTGACCGAATGTGAAAGCTTCAACTCTTCCataaaaaaggataatatagGCACTGCCATTCCGGGCTCTATCGACAAGCTTAAAGCGTCGAACTTTACTGCATCGCTCCTAAGAATTGGTGGTTGGGAG TATCAATCAAGATATGAAGGTGATTTGGTGGCAAAATGTTATTTTGCTAAGCATAAGCTTGTCTGGGAAATTCTTGAAGGTGGGTTGAAGAGTAAAATAGAAATCCAGTGGTCTGATATTATGGCCTTAAAGGCCAACTGCCCTGATAATGGACCTGGTAGTCTGAACGTGGTG TTGTCTAGGCAGCCCCTTTTCTTCCGGGAGACGAACCCTCAACCAAGAAAACACACATTATGGCAGGCAACTGCTGACTTTACCGATGGCCAGGCTACTTTACACAG GCAACATTTTCTGCAGTGTCCTCAAGGATTGTTGAACAAACATTTTGAAAAGCTAATCCAGTGTGACATGCGCCTTAACTTCTTAAGCCGACAACCAGAGATAGTTTTGGATTCACCATATTTCGAACGAAGGGTTTCTGTTTTTGAGGATCCAGAACACCCAgcagaaaatattaaaagatcGATTACAACAGAATCTCCTCAGCAATCATCCTTGAAAATAGAACAACAAGACTCTACTTGTTCAGCAGTAGAACATCGTTCTCAAGAAGCTCCATCACCTTGTTCAGGTGACAATTTATGA
- the LOC111804689 gene encoding uncharacterized protein LOC111804689, whose protein sequence is MFSDLFLRILPGHISFIWNNWGIELLVFANFVFQVILTYNGSRRRHTPGYKLSLTVWFSYLLAAKIATVVLGKLTTIDIGHERRNTHTQVQALLAPLMFMQIGNPDTITAYSIEDNQLGVRQVFSMVVQVTIMFYILVRSWTDSKTSFLYLPMSLAGIIKYGETSWALKSALSGNLGFTIADFFKYQEVAKLFEKLPQNELPEAKLILRAYYRFCCLKPQLENWLYYPPTDCDHKKLYIDDCEYEDVFRITDSELGFMYDALYTKAPVIYTRKGLILRFISLLSLIATLCGFSVLFKDAFVYNISVGFIHYVLIASLIIEIYQIMRIPFTDWAIVQMVRHHQTFPILRGLLHSLAPQSATWRRWSNTMGQFNLLDFCMQTKHRNYSRIKLLRTWGMDMKLRKQMSLDRIEVRPEVKELVVTELREIEKIKGQEEFEERGQWTIDRYKIKLKQNDDSKLIKALETTINKRPFDKSIFIWHITTNIFYHIRRFHDTSIGNKMEAIMSISNYMMYLLVTRSHVLSTTTGEIIFDHSCVKLGEFTRTGHRNKEEACNKLLNLENEGTLQAKEPHEPSGAEKVVVGNWHLLKDVKDLANSLLRLSNEDKWKLIGSMWFEMLGYAASKCEMEYHSEHIRQGGELITHVWLLIAHNVTKYSSYEYHVSGQDEEIAANSR, encoded by the coding sequence ATGTTTTCCGACTTGTTTTTACGTATTTTACCGGGGCATATCAGTTTCATATGGAATAACTGGGGCATTGAGCTGCTCGTATTTGCGAACTTCGTGTTCCAAGTGATCTTAACTTACAATGGAAGTCGAAGAAGACACACACCAGGATATAAGCTCAGTTTAACTGTTTGGTTTTCCTACTTACTTGCAGCTAAAATTGCAACTGTTGTTCTAGGTAAGCTCACGACGATCGACATAGGCCATGAACGGCGCAACACACACACCCAAGTTCAGGCGTTGTTGGCGCCGTTGATGTTCATGCAAATAGGAAATCCAGATACAATCACAGCCTACTCAATCGAAGACAACCAACTAGGAGTGAGGCAAGTTTTCAGCATGGTGGTCCAAGTGAcaattatgttttacattCTCGTAAGGTCATGGACAGATTCCAAAACATCGTTTCTTTACTTGCCAATGTCCTTGGCTGGGATAATCAAGTATGGTGAGACTTCATGGGCTCTAAAATCAGCTCTAAGTGGCAACTTGGGCTTCACAATAGCTGATTTCTTCAAATATCAAGAAGTAGCTAAGttgtttgaaaaattaccACAGAATGAACTTCCAGAGGCAAAATTGATCCTAAGAGCTTATTACAGATTCTGCTGCCTAAAGCCTCAGCTCGAGAATTGGCTTTACTATCCTCCAACGGATTGTGATCATAAGAAACTATACATTGATGATTGTGAGTATGAAGATGTGTTCAGAATTACAGATTCTGAATTGGGTTTCATGTATGATGCACTCTACACTAAGGCTCCTGTTATATATACTCGTAAGGGCTTAATTCTTCGTTTCATAAGCTTGCTAAGCCTAATTGCCACACTATGTGGATTTTCTGTCTTGTTCAAGGATGCATTTGTGTATAACATTAGTGTTGGGTTCATCCATTATGTGTTGATAGCATCTTTGATAATAGAGATTTATCAGATCATGAGAATACCCTTCACAGATTGGGCTATAGTACAGATGGTAAgacaccatcaaacttttcctATCCTTCGGGGTCTCTTACACTCTCTTGCCCCTCAGTCAGCAACATGGAGAAGATGGTCCAACACAATGGGGCAGTTCAATCTCTTAGATTTCTGCATGCAAACCAAGCATCGAAACTACAGCAGAATCAAACTTCTCCGGACTTGGGGCATGGATATGAAACTCCGAAAGCAAATGAGTTTGGATCGAATCGAAGTCCGTCCAGAAGTGAAAGAACTTGTGGTCACAGAACTAAGAGAGATAGAGAAGATCAAAGGAcaagaagaatttgaagaaagagGCCAATGGACAATCGATAGGTACAAAATAAAGCTGAAACAGAACGATGACAGCAAATTGATCAAAGCACTTGAAACAACAATAAACAAGAGACCATTTGATAAGAGCATCTTCATATGGCACATCAcaacaaatattttctatCACATCAGACGTTTTCATGATACTAGCATAGGTAATAAAATGGAAGCTATAATGAGTATATCAAACTATATGATGTACCTTTTGGTGACTCGTTCCCACGTGCTATCAACAACGACGGGAGAGATTATCTTTGACCATTCATGCGTGAAGCTTGGGGAGTTCACAAGAACTGGACATCGAAACAAAGAGGAGGCCTGCAATAAACTtctgaatttagaaaatgaaggtACCCTTCAAGCAAAGGAGCCTCATGAACCATCAGGGGCAGAGAAGGTAGTTGTAGGGAATTGGCATCTGCTAAAGGATGTGAAAGATCTTGCAAATAGCTTATTGCGTCTGAGCAATGAAGACAAATGGAAGCTAATTGGCAGTATGTGGTTTGAGATGTTGGGATATGCTGCAAGTAAATGTGAAATGGAATATCATTCAGAACACATCAGACAAGGCGGTGAATTAATTACTCATGTTTGGCTTTTGATAGCCCATAATGTTACCAAATACAGTTCATATGAGTATCATGTGAGCGGCCAAGATGAAGAGATTGCAGCTAATTCTCGTTAG
- the LOC111805583 gene encoding autophagy-related protein 11-like isoform X1: MSSSLIDAGANSGKLLVHVSENGHSFQLDCHEGMLVEDVMRLIESVTGINYNDQFILSLDVRLESQRPLSAYKLPADDREVFLFDRSRLQSNSPPPPPEQIDILDIVDLPSPSSSQDSHPLDGASDPALKALPSYEREFRYHYHKAHAIYSNTVMKFDYCERLLREQKVQERALEVARGNLDQYYKMINQNYTDFMKRYSQQHRVHSDLLMNLGRDIEKLRSVKLHPALQTANRKCLLDFVKEDSLRKSAENCSSSHSQFENKVVRFKVIFNEVKRKVEDLFSSRASISIKSLELNIKEHQRYINEQKSIMQSLSKDVDTVKKLVDDCLSCQLSSSIRPHDAVSALGPMYDIHDKNHLPRMLACDRAVSKLLDVCKDKKIQMNNFLHYYMQKIAYNSYIIKDVKLQFPVFKEAMGRQEDLFMDLKLVRGIGPAYRACLSEVVRRKACMKLYMGMAGQMAERLARKREDEVRRRDMFLTEHNGYFPRDVIESMGLNDIPNPCDVHITPYDDRLIDVDISNLDRYAPEYLLGFPLKSEKAGVTKDSSIKSVGALSSVEAEEISKDTFESYSSGELVEGSELVEIAGTSKLEVENAKLKADLASALATICSLSPEYDLIDDSKLDGILKNAAEKTAEALRLKDEYGKQLQLMLKTKQMQCESYERRIKELEQRLSSDQYLQGQNLSNNAVSDFSVLAVKNDGCEPQILSGREAPAPCISTTEPMDEVSCISNSLDVKLGLFAEQPGRDREAVDENMMDSRGDQNPHLDSSMMEPNREELQDNDKYVGDKVVGQMGISLTNSSTAESMPQSLSVLPCETVEDPNLDLNLQNGLLLELQNALADKTNLLSETETKLKDAMEEVVVLKRELEASRKLLDESQMNCAHLENCLHVAREEGQTHLYAATRRASEYSALRTSAVKMRGHVERLKTSVFSPSGVSAFAHSLRSLAQSLANSGSDNENDGTNEFRQCIWAIAERVGILVEQHDKYAKLEASHEQLVKELEEKKELVKTLYAKHQLEKQANKEKISFGRMEVHEIAAFVRNAAGHYEAINRNCTNYYLSAESVALFADNPLTRSNYIVGQIVHIERQTAKPSPPSPQLDQGRADQTDRVISDMGTDGLTLNSGLSSNPYGFPVGCEYFIVTIAMLPDTAIHSSAS, translated from the exons ATGAGCTCAAGCTTGATAGATGCTGGTGCAAACAGCGGCAAGTTGCTGGTTCATGTTTCTGAAAATGGACACTCATTTCAGCTCGACTGCCACGAGGGTATGCTGGTTGAGGATGTGATGCGTTTGATTGAATCAGTCACTGGCATTAACTACAATGATCAGTTTATTCTTTCTTTGGATGTTAGACTGGAATCACAGCGACCCCTTTCGGCTTACAAGCTTCCAGCAGATGATCGGGAAGTTTTCTTGTTTGATCGATCCAGACTACAAAGCAATTCACCGCCGCCTCCACCAGAGCAGATCGATATCCTTGATATTGTTGACCTACCATCACCTTCCTCTTCTCAAGATTCCCATCCTTTAGATGGTGCCTCAGATCCTGCTTTGAAGGCTTTGCCTTCTTATGAGCGGGAGTTTCGTTACCACTACCACAAGGCTCATGCGATATACAGTAATACGGTGATGAAATTTGATTACTGTGAGAGGCTTTTGAGAGAGCAGAAGGTTCAAGAGAGAGCTTTAGAAGTTGCAAGGGGTAATTTGGATCAATACTATAAAATGATTAATCAGAACTACACAGATTTCATGAAACGTTATTCGCAGCAGCATCGGGTTCATTCTGATCTGTTGATGAATTTGGGTAGAGACATTGAGAAATTGAGGTCAGTTAAGCTTCATCCTGCCTTACAAACAGCCAATCGCAAGTGCTTACTGGATTTTGTGAAGGAGGATAGTTTGCGGAAATCAGCAGAAAATTGCAGCAGTTCGCACAGCCAGTTCGAGAACAAAGTTGTTAGATTTAAGGTGATATTTAATGAGGTTAAGCGGAAAGTTGAAGATTTATTTTCGAGCAGGGCTTCTATTTCTATAAAAAGTTTGGAACTGAATATTAAGGAGCATCAGCGGTATATCAATGAACAAAAGAGTATAATGCAGTCCTTGAG CAAAGATGTCGATACTGTAAAGAAACTGGTGGATGATTGCCTATCTTGTCAGTTATCTTCCTCAATTCGCCCTCATGATGCGGTTTCGGCCCTAGGTCCCATGTATGATATCCATGACAAAAATCATCTGCCAAGAATGCTAGCTTGTGATCGGGCAGTTTCCAAACTACTTGATGTTTGTAAGGATAAAAAGATTCAAATGAACAACTTCTTGCACTATTACATGCAAAAGATTGCTTATAACTCTTACATCATCAAGGATGTTAAATTACAGTTTCCTGTATTTAAAGAGGCAATGGGTCGTCAGGAGGACCTATTTATGGACCTAAAGTTAGTGCGAGGGATTGGTCCAGCCTATAGAGCTTGTCTTTCTGAAGTTGTGAGAAGGAAAGCTTGCATGAAGCTTTACATGGGTATGGCTGGTCAAATGGCTGAAAGGCTTGCAAGAAAGAGGGAGGATGAGGTTAGGAGACGTGATATGTTTCTAACGGAACATAATGGATATTTTCCAAGAGATGTAATAGAATCCATGGGATTAAATGACATTCCTAACCCATGTGATGTCCATATAACTCCTTATGATGACCGTTTAATTGATGTTGATATTTCAAATCTCGACCGTTATGCTCCCGAGTACTTGTTAGGATTTCCTTTGAAGAGTGAGAAGGCAGGAGTCACCAAGGATTCCTCTATAAAATCGGTTGGAGCTTTGAGTTCTGTTGAGGCTGAAGAAATTTCAAAGGACACCTTTGAGAGTTATAGCTCTGGGGAGCTTGTTGAAGGTTCTGAGTTGGTAGAGATTGCTGGAACCAGCAAGTTGGAAGTTGAAAATGCAAAATTGAAAGCTGATCTTGCTTCTGCTTTAGCCACAATCTGTTCACTCTCTCCAGAATATGATTTAATTGATGACAGCAAACTTGACGGTATCTTAAAGAATGCTGCTGAGAAAACAGCTGAAGCCTTGCGTCTTAAAGATGAATATGGAAAACAACTTCAATTAATGCTTAAAACCAAGCAGATGCAATGTGAATCATATGAAAGACGCATTAAAGAATTGGAACAAAGACTGTCATCAGATCAGTATTTGCAGGGGCAAAATCTCTCAAATAATGCTGTATCTGATTTTTCAGTTTTGGCTGTAAAGAATGATGGTTGCGAGCCCCAAATCTTAAGTGGTCGAGAAGCCCCTGCACCTTGTATATCGACTACAGAGCCAATGGATGAGGTTTCTTGCATCTCTAATTCACTGGATGTTAAGCTGGGGTTATTTGCTGAACAGCCTGGTAGAGATCGAGAAGCAGTCGATGAAAATATGATGGATTCCCGTGGTGATCAGAATCCTCATTTGGATTCCTCAATGATGGAGCCTAATCGTGAAGAACTTCAAGACAATGATAAATATGTTGGGGATAAAGTAGTAGGACAGATGGGAATATCTCTGACGAACAGTTCCACAGCTGAGAGCATGCCTCAATCTCTGAGTGTCTTACCTTGTGAAACAGTAGAAGATCCCAATTTGGATTTGAATCTTCAGAATGGCCTTCTGCTGGAGTTGCAAAATGCACTAGCGGACAAGACCAATCTGTTGAGTGAAACAGAAACCAAACTTAAAGATGCTATGGAGGAGGTTGTCGTACTGAAGAGAGAGTTGGAAGCTAGTAGGAAGCTGCTTGATGAATCTCAG ATGAATTGTGCCCACTTGGAGAATTGTCTACATGTAGCAAGGGAGGAAGGTCAAACTCATCTTTACGCAGCTACACGTAGGGCTTCAGAGTATAGTGCACTTCGTACATCGGCTGTGAAAATGCGGGGTCATGTTGAAAGACTAAAAACCTCTGTTTTTTCTCCCAGTGGAGTGTCTGCTTTTGCTCATTCATTGCGCAGTTTAGCGCAATCTTTAGCCAA TTCTGGCAGTGACAATGAAAATGATGGTACAAATGAATTCCGCCAATGTATCTGGGCTATAGCGGAGAGAGTTGGAATTTTGGTCGAACAGCACGATAAATACGCAAAACTCGAAGCTTCCCACGAACAACTTGTCAAAGAactggaagaaaagaaagaacttgTTAAAACTTTGTACGCAAAGCATCAACTCGAGAAGCAG GCAAACAAGGAGAAGATTTCTTTCGGTCGAATGGAAGTCCACGAGATTGCTGCGTTTGTTCGCAATGCAGCTGGGCATTATGAGGCGATCAATCGGAATTGCACCAACTACTACCTGTCTGCTGAATCAGTGGCTTTATTTGCAGACAATCCTCTAACCAGATCTAACTACATTGTTGGGCAGATTGTCCACATTGAACGTCAGACAGCGAAACCGTCACCACCTTCTCCTCAGCTCGATCAAGGTAGGGCGGATCAAACAGATCGTGTGATCTCCGACATGGGGACCGATGGGTTGACCTTGAATTCAGGTTTATCTTCGAACCCATATGGGTTCCCGGTCGGATGTGAATATTTTATAGTGACCATAGCGATGTTACCGGATACTGCTATTCATTCATCAGCTTCCTGA